A genomic stretch from Arachis stenosperma cultivar V10309 chromosome 3, arast.V10309.gnm1.PFL2, whole genome shotgun sequence includes:
- the LOC130967952 gene encoding putative disease resistance protein At3g14460 — MGRALLSSLLHDLMDNLLYLTSQTKHFMMKPHKYQRKLMDKLLILDALVDDAEQKQFTEGSNAQAVKGWLNELLHASYRLEELLMQIMATIKSPHSQGRQFFKVITTTKKLDKYIKARISESLENLESLVKKKDVLGLTEHTTWRESLQGLPSSSDVLDNYFYGNYPKDYFYGREEEEKSILENLLSASESDEHIKVINIVGKSGAGKTALADVVYFNHKVRESFELRAWISVPYKATATFIAKKILQAVTEEFVAGEDFDVLWNRLQESLDGKKFLLVLDDIRIEDELHKWSKLIASLESSAAKGSSIILTSSPHDDPKLLMLPANHDVHVSLLSIDNCWSIFLVHAFGQIDLHQHPELAAVGKEIVNKLGNLPLAAKMIGSLLQDKLHINQWVQILRSELLDAGDVDLPIPSFLVLCYLDLPAQLKRCFAYLSLFPKGYEFKQKEVILLWMAQGFLNDSDSKSNGKSMEDIGDEYFGYLIMRSFLQPFGSGVSFIMHNLVHDLASYAFGESYKHHLSYSRSTEDFPELSFYKHGELSRTILPIYLPLEGAPRWFDSSLLEQIIMKVNPHVFRVLSLSHYDITHLPASIGRLSCLSYLDLSHTALQTLPDSICDLLSLQTLLLTNCTSLTSLPKRICNLVNLRYLDVRDSGLQEMPLEMHKLTSLRALTDFIVSKYVPRFGDLAEMYNLKTLTISKLENVVYAKNASDAKLKEKKSLDELMLQWSNGKHSNGNEMEVLESLEPHKDLKRLTVEYYNGASFPNWLGDKSYWDLQLVDLRHCENCNSLPTLGMLPFLKDLFIEGFTHDMLEWKEWSILEGIEFPCLVELYIIRCPKLVQDLPKQVLSLEKLEIFGCYALEAPLPKVSDTCQVFVHDSNDIVMRNIAKTHSQPSLRRVKISEEVHEITVQSFSGFPSTKYTVGSSLGEIEEIAHEERMESESTRSRWPLDSSSSDTLRIPKLKETSPRIISHQVEAKIPNIKQQKDPQSSDTKFDTPIITQAAIKVETSSSKEDLDDQRSSFEMLKISTVSQLKSLPTKLHSLKIEGCESLESLPNDLLEGITTLEDLYLISCSSLRSLPSLGSVTTLYIRNCRRLENLPSLESRKQLACLHHLFIGSSCDSLTSLTLDLFPKLKILCIWDCLNLQSFNVTKEYKGDLPSLESLEIRDCPGLMSFPEGGIHAPNLESIFLSNCKNLNNLPDAMNSLTSLKTLFLHKCPEIESFPYGGLPSSLILLSVAYCDKLTPQKNWRLDTLESLNRLELEGGCMGMDSFPEDMILPPNINSLCISTLKSLKKLNYSGFQHLNALQILEIHCCGMLCSLPDQGLPSSLNQLCVQECPLLTPRLKPNSGKEWHKVARIPHIQIDHQILYLGNQCQS, encoded by the exons ATGGGTAGAGCCTTACTCTCTTCTTTGCTTCATGATTTGATGGACAACCTTCTCTACCTCACCTCTCAAACCAAACATTTCATGATGAAGCCACACAAATACCAGCGCAAGCTCATGGATAAATTGCTGATCCTTGATGCTCTTGTGGATGATGCCGAACAGAAGCAGTTCACAGAAGGAAGCAATGCACAAGCAGTGAAAGGTTGGTTAAATGAACTACTACATGCTTCATACCGATTGGAGGAGCTTCTGATGCAGATCATGGCCACCATTAAGTCTCCGCATTCGCAGGGCCGGCAATTCTTCAAAGTCATCACAACAACAAAGAAGCTGGACAAGTATATCAAGGCTCGAATCAGCGAATCTCTTGAGAACTTAGAATCTCTTGTGAAAAAGAAAGATGTTCTTGGCTTAACTGAGCATACTACTTGGAGGGAATCGTTGCAAGGATTGCCTTCGTCTTCTGATGTGTTGGATAATTATTTCTACGGAAACTATCCAAAAGATTACTTCTatggaagagaggaagaagagaaatcTATATTGGAAAACTTGTTATCAGCTAGTGAAAGTGATGAACACATCAAGGTGATTAACATTGTGGGAAAATCCGGGGCAGGAAAAACTGCTTTGGCTGATGTTGTTTACTTCAACCACAAGGTAAGGGAGTCTTTTGAACTTAGAGCTTGGATCTCTGTTCCTTACAAGGCCACTGCTACCTTCATTGCAAAGAAGATTCTCCAGGCAGTTACCGAGGAGTTTGTTGCCGGAGAGGACTTCGATGTATTGTGGAATAGATTGCAAGAAAGCCTTGATGGGAAGAAGTTTCTGTTGGTGTTGGATGATATCAGGATTGAGGATGAATTACACAAATGGAGCAAGCTGATTGCTTCCCTTGAATCTTCTGCAGCAAAAGGTAGTTCCATAATCCTAACATCAAGTCCTCATGATGATCCAAAGCTACTGATGTTACCTGCAAATCATGATGTGCATGTGAGTTTGCTTTCAATAGACAATTGTTGGTCAATCTTTTTGGTGCATGCTTTTGGCCAAATAGACCTTCATCAACACCCGGAACTAGCCGCAGTTGGCAAAGAAATCGTCAACAAACTGGGAAACCTTCCCCTGGCTGCAAAAATGATAGGGAGTCTCTTACAAGATAAGTTGCATATCAACCAATGGGTTCAGATCTTGAGGAGCGAATTGCTGGATGCAGGGGATGTGGATCTACCCATCCCTTCATTTCTAGTACTCTGTTATCTCGATCTCCCTGCGCAGCTTAAGCGATGCTTTGCTTATTTGTCATTGTTTCCAAAGGGCTACGAGTTCAAGCAGAAGGAGGTGATCCTCTTATGGATGGCCCAAGGCTTTCTGAATGACTCTGACTCTAAATCCAATGGAAAAAGCATGGAAGACATTGGTGATGAGTACTTTGGTTATCTAATCATGAGGTCATTCTTGCAACCCTTTGGCTCTGGTGTTAGTTTCATAATGCATAATCTGGTTCATGACTTGGCAAGCTATGCATTTGGAGAATCATATAAGCACCATTTGTCCTATTCAAGAAGCACAGAGGATTTTCCAGAATTATCCTTTTACAAACATGGAGAATTGTCAAGAACCATTCTACCTATATACTTGCCACTTGAAGGGGCTCCTAGGTGGTTCGACTCGTCGCTGCTGGAGCAAATAATTATGAAGGTGAATCCACATGTCTTCCGGGTCTTATCCTTATCACACTATGATATCACTCACTTGCCTGCTTCAATTGGAAGACTAAGTTGTCTTAGTTACCTTGATCTCTCTCACACTGCATTGCAGACACTGCCAGATTCCATTTGTGATCTGCTTAGTTTGCAAACACTTCTGTTGACAAACTGCACTTCTCTCACAAGTCTCCCCAAAAGGATATGCAATTTGGTAAATTTGCGTTACCTTGATGTTAGAGATAGTGGCCTGCAGGAGATGCCGTTGGAAATGCATAAATTGACAAGTCTCCGGGCATTGACAGACTTTATTGTTTCTAAATATGTTCCAAGGTTTGGAGATTTAGCAGAGATGTACAATCTCAAAACATTGACCATTTCAAAGTTGGAAAATGTGGTCTATGCTAAGAATGCATCAGATGCCAAactaaaagagaaaaagagcCTTGATGAACTTATGCTTCAATGGAGCAATGGCAAACATAGCAATGGGAATGAAATGGAAGTGCTTGAGAGTCTAGAACCACACAAAGACTTAAAGAGACTAACAGTTGAGTACTACAATGGTGCAAGTTTCCCAAATTGGTTAGGAGATAAATCTTACTGGGATTTACAGCTGGTAGATCTCCGCCACTGCGAAAATTGCAATTCATTGCCAACATTGGGGATGCTGCCATTTCTTAAAGATCTCTTTATTGAAGGGTTCACTCAT GATATGCTGGAATGGAAGGAATGGAGCATATTAGAAGGCATTGAATTCCCTTGTCTTGTTGAGCTATATATAATACGGTGTCCTAAACTAGTGCAAGACTTGCCAAAGCAGGTTCTTTCTTTGGAAAAGTTGGAGATTTTTGGATGCTATGCCCTTGAAGCTCCTCTTCCCAAAGTCTCTGATACATGTCAAGTGTTTGTGCATGACAGCAATGACATTGTTATGAGAAATATAGCTAAAACCCACTCGCAACCATCCTTGCGCCGGGTCAAAATTTCAGAAGAAGTGCATGAGATCACAGTGCAATCCTTCTCTGGTTTTCCAAGCACTAAGTACACTGTTGGTTCTTCTTTAGGTGAGATTGAAGAAATTGCTCATGAAGAAAGGATGGAGAGTGAATCCACAAGAAGCAGATGGCCACTTGATTCTTCATCTTCAGATACATTAAGGATACCGAAACTAAAGGAAACTTCCCCTAGAATTATCAGTCACCAAGTTGAAGCGAAAATTCCCAACATCAAACAGCAAAAAGATCCACAATCTTCAGATACTAAATTTGATACTCCAATCATCACACAAGCAGCTATCAAGGTAGAAACTTCATCATCAAAAGAAGACTTAGATGATCAAAGATCATCCTTTGAAATGCTAAAGATTTCAACTGTGTCACAATTGAAGTCATTGCCAACCAAGCTGCACAGCCTAAAAATTGAAGGGTGTGAGTCTTTAGAGTCCCTTCCAAATGACTTATTGGAAGGGATAACTACTCTTGAAGACTTGTATCTGATTAGTTGCTCTTCTCTTAGATCCCTCCCTTCCCTTGGTTCTGTCACAACACTTTATATACGAAACTGCAGAAGATTGGAGAATCTGCCATCTTTAGAATCAAGAAAGCAGCTTGCCTGTCTCCACCACTTGTTCATAGGGAGTAGCTGTGATTCTCTCACTTCTTTGACCTTAGATTTGTTCCCCAAACTCAAAATTCTCTGTATATGGGATTGTCTCAACCTGCAATCATTTAATGTCACTAAGGAGTACAAGGGTGATCTTCCATCACTTGAGTCTTTAGAGATTAGAGATTGTCCAGGATTGATGTCTTTTCCAGAGGGAGGAATACATGCTCCAAATCTAGAATCCATATTCCTTTCCAATTGCAAGAATCTGAACAATTTGCCAGATGCTATGAACTCTCTGACATCCCTCAAGACATTATTTCTACATAAATGTCCAGAGATTGAATCTTTTCCATATGGGGGCTTGCCTTCAAGTTTAATTTTACTCTCCGTAGCTTATTGTGACAAACTTACACCACAAAAGAATTGGAGATTGGACACTCTTGAGTCTCTCAACCGTTTGGAGCTTGAAGGTGGATGCATGGGCATGGATTCATTTCCAGAGGACATGATACTTCCTCCCAATATAAACTCACTTTGCATAAGCACACTGAAGAGTCTCAAGAAGCTAAACTACAGCGGGTTCCAACATCTGAATGCTCTTCAAATACTTGAAATTCATTGCTGTGGCATGCTTTGTTCCTTGCCTGATCAAGGCCTTCCTTCCTCCCTAAATCAACTCTGTGTCCAAGAATGCCCTTTGCTGACTCCAAGACTTAAACCAAATAGTGGGAAGGAGTGGCACAAGGTGGCTCGAATCCCACACATACAAATTGATCACCAAATACTCTATTTAGGGAACCAGTGCCAAAGCTAG
- the LOC130966501 gene encoding putative disease resistance protein At3g14460 has product MMGRALLSSFLSDLVDNIKRIITSQTKASTVTPLQMVMSTLLALDAVVDSAEEKQFRGGRSAQVVKKWLNKVQDALYQVDELLLQILTPISSTPDLHPLPKDFMEQILDTLPNLESLVQQIDILDLTFEPAMKRWMKSSGGLYSTSAVLDKYPEYDFFVRNAEVESILDYLLSTSTENEQHIKMINIVGLAGVGKTALANVLFSNHKVTDSFEIIAKIFVSNTATSLMVKDILQPGFGNFYGDHDLHKLCEILESRCRGKKCLLVLDDIIIEDRLQDWRKLIASFETGAAEGSAIIHTSIPHRDPMLFKFMVHEIHTVHLDLLSIEDWLSIFMGHASRQRNNVGELPKELSAVGEKIVNKLGALPLAAKMTGSLLQDKLDLNPGWDKILSEFLDDVNLLSIALDTADGDANLPIPSFLVLCYLDLPAPVKRCFAYLSLFPKSYHFRKEELICQWMAHGFLKYNESGKSMEDVGDEYFGYLIKRSFLQPAFGYHDTFMMHDHVHYLAIYVSGESYKHHLCYDGRIKDFALESIPKHGRSLRTIMPVHLGFERERSEFDPNLWERVITKLSKHVFQALSLSHYKITSLPASIGGLTHLCYLNVSYTDLKEIPDSICDLLNLQTLLLIGCRSLTSLPDRLCNLVKLRRLDFHGSSLRRMPPDIHNLTSLRVLTHFIVSETGPRLGHLAGLSNLKRLDISSLQNVGHFKDASDAKLREKKGLADLRLSWDHYLRRKGNEMEVLENLEPHQDLKFLVVDSYRGSTFPKWLGDPSYSSLQNLYLYDCENCESLPTLGLLPTLRELAIGGFTKVSSVGPEFYGEMTASQKPFQSLKVLRFMHMPEWKEWNIGIEFPHLVNLCIIRCPKLVGDLPKELPSLNKLEIIECTRLVAPCLIVSNTCEVILHKSHVTVIRNSHLDTDTVSQITLKPNNSGFRGRSILNRSLLGFSSDTASSPEPKETSAVMQSHHVEAKPDSKSSMAKADIPITTQATVIPSTTAPFKAETLSNEEAGEVLKVSTISQLKSLPPTLHTLKIEGCESLEAIPNDLLAGLTALKELYVINCGSLTSLPSLGSVTALYIRNCRRLQNLSSSESGKQLAFLHHLSIGSNCDSLATLPLNLFWQLKTLCIWDCPNLQSFHLSGEARYDLTSLESLEIRDCPRLKSFPEKGLHAPSLVSLLLSNCESLEKLPNAMDSLVSLKSLFLHRCPRVESFPPGGLSSSLVFLSIASCEKLWPRKDWGLHNLKYLSRFELEGGCIGMESFPEENLLPFNLDSLSLSTLKHLKKLDNKGFQHLNCLRSLEIHCCEMLQSLFDEGFPSSLEHLCVQECSLLTPKLKSMSGAELHKMAHIQHIQIDGQILY; this is encoded by the coding sequence ATGATGGGTAGAGCCTTActatcttctttcctttctgaTTTGGTAGACAACATAAAACGTATCATCACCTCTCAAACTAAAGCTAGTACGGTGACACCACTGCAAATGGTCATGTCAACATTGTTAGCCCTTGATGCTGTGGTTGATTCTGCAGAAGAGAAGCAGTTTAGAGGAGGAAGAAGTGCACAAGTAGTGAAGAAGTGGTTAAATAAAGTACAAGATGCTTTATACCAAGTGGATGAACTGCTGCTGCAGATTTTGACCCCCATCAGTTCTACTCCAGATCTGCACCCGCTGCCGAAGGATTTCATGGAGCAAATCCTTGATACCCTCCCGAACTTAGAATCTCTGGTGCAACAGATTGATATCCTTGACTTAACTTTTGAGCCTGCTATGAAGAGATGGATGAAATCCAGCGGAGGTTTGTATTCAACTTCTGCTGTGTTGGATAAGTATCCGGAATATGATTTCTTTGTAAGAAATGCAGAAGTGGAGTCTATTTTGGATTACCTGTTATCAACTAGTACTGAAAATGAACAACATATCAAGATGATTAACATAGTGGGATTAGCTGGGGTGGGTAAGACTGCCTTGGCTAATGTTCTCTTCTCCAACCACAAGGTGACGGATTCTTTTGAAATAATAGCTAAAATCTTTGTGTCCAACACAGCTACTAGCTTGATGGTTAAGGATATTCTCCAGCCAGGCTTTGGAAATTTTTATGGTGACCATGATTTGCATAAGTTATGTGAGATATTGGAGTCAAGATGTCGTGGGAAGAAATGTCTATTGGTGTTGGATGACATCATCATTGAGGATAGATTACAGGACTGGAGGAAGCTGATTGCTTCCTTCGAAACTGGAGCAGCAGAAGGGAGTGCCATAATCCATACATCCATTCCTCATCGTGATCCAATGCTATTCAAATTTATGGTACATGAGATTCATACTGTGCATCTGGATTTGCTGTCAATAGAGGATTGGTTGTCAATCTTTATGGGGCATGCTTCTAGGCAGAGAAACAACGTTGGTGAACTCCCAAAAGAACTATCAGCAGTTGGAGAAAAAATCGTCAACAAATTGGGAGCTCTTCCCTTGGCTGCAAAAATGACGGGCAGCCTTTTGCAAGATAAGCTGGATTTGAATCCTGGATGGGATAAGATACTGAGTGAATTTCTGGATGATGTGAATCTTCTTTCCATTGCTTTGGATACAGCTGATGGTGATGCGAATCTCCCCATTCCTTCATTTCTAGTGTTGTGCTATCTCGATCTCCCCGCACCGGTTAAACGGTGCTTTGCATATTTGTCATTATTTCCAAAGTCTTACCACTTCAGGAAGGAGGAGCTGATCTGCCAGTGGATGGCTCATGGCTTTCTGAAATATAATGAATCTGGTAAAAGCATGGAAGATGTTGGGGATGAATATTTCGGTTATCTCATAAAACGGTCTTTCTTGCAACCTGCCTTTGGTTATCATGATACATTTATGATGCATGATCATGTTCATTACTTGGCAATTTACGTGTCTGGAGAATCATACAAGCACCATTTGTGTTATGATGGAAGGATAAAGGATTTTGCACTAGAATCTATTCCCAAACATGGAAGATCTTTGAGAACAATTATGCCAGTACATTTGGGATTTGAACGGGAAAGAAGTGAGTTCGACCCCAATCTGTGGGAGCGTGTGATTACGAAGTTGAGTAAGCATGTCTTCCAGGCCTTATCTTTATCACACTATAAGATCACTAGCTTGCCTGCTTCAATAGGAGGATTGACACATCTTTGCTACCTTAATGTTTCTTACACTGACTTAAAGGAGATCCCAGATTCCATCTGTGACCTGCTTAATTTGCAGACACTTCTACTGATTGGCTGCCGTTCCCTGACATCATTGCCCGACAGACTATGTAATTTGGTAAAGTTGCGTCGCCTTGATTTCCATGGAAGCAGCTTACGAAGGATGCCTCCAGATATTCACAATTTGACAAGTCTCCGTGTATTGACACACTTCATTGTTTCCGAGACCGGGCCAAGACTCGGACATTTAGCTGGACTCTCCAATCTCAAACGTCTGGATATTTCAAGCTTGCAAAACGTGGGACATTTTAAGGATGCTTCAGATGCCAAACTGAGAGAGAAGAAGGGCCTTGCTGATCTTCGGCTTTCATGGGACCATTATCTCAGACGGAAAGGGAATGAAATGGAAGTGCTCGAGAATCTAGAACCACACCAAGACTTGAAATTCTTAGTAGTTGATTCTTATCGCGGTTCAACATTCCCGAAATGGTTGGGGGACCCATCTTACTCGTCTCTACAGAATCTGTATCTCTATGACTGTGAAAACTGCGAGTCATTGCCGACACTGGGACTGCTGCCGACTCTTAGGGAGCTCGCTATTGGAGGGTTCACAAAAGTAAGTTCCGTAGGCCCTGAGTTCTACGGGGAGATGACTGCTTCGCAGAAACCGTTTCAATCTTTAAAGGTTTTACGGTTTATGCATATGCCTGAATGGAAAGAATGGAACATAGGTATCGAGTTCCCACATCTGGTTAATCTTTGTATAATTCGGTGTCCCAAGCTAGTGGGAGATTTGCCTAAGGAACTTCCTTCTTTAAACAAGTTGGAGATCATTGAATGTACTCGCCTTGTGGCTCCGTGTCTGATTGTTTCCAATACTTGTGAAGTGATTCTACACAAAAGCCATGTAACTGTAATTAGAAACAGCCACCTAGATACAGATACAGTTTCACAAATCACACTAAAACCCAACAACTCTGGTTTTCGAGGCAGATCCATATTAAACAGATCTCTTCTTGGTTTTTCTTCAGATACAGCAAGCTCCCCAGAGCCAAAAGAGACTTCCGCAGTCATGCAAAGTCATCATGTTGAAGCTAAACCAGACTCAAAATCTTCAATGGCTAAAGCTGATATTCCAATCACCACTCAAGCAACTGTCATTCCTTCCACAACAGCTCCTTTCAAGGCAGAAACTTTGTCCAATGAAGAAGCAGGTGAAGTACTAAAGGTTTCAACTATATCACAATTGAAGTCATTGCCGCCCACGCTGCACACCCTGAAAATTGAAGGGTGCGAGTCCTTGGAGGCCATACCCAACGATTTACTAGCAGGATTAACTGCTCTCAAGGAGTTGTATGTCATCAATTGTGGTTCTCTTACATCCCTCCCTTCCCTTGGTTCTGTCACAGCACTTTACATACGTAACTGCAGAAGATTACAAAATCTGTCATCTTCTGAATCAGGAAAGCAGCTTGCCTTTCTCCACCATTTGTCCATTGGGAGTAATTGTGATTCTCTCGCAACTTTGCCCTTGAACCTCTTCTGGCAACTCAAAACTCTCTGCATATGGGATTGCCCCAATCTTCAATCTTTCCATTTAAGTGGAGAGGCTAGATATGATCTTACATCTCTCGAGTCACTGGAGATTAGAGATTGCCCAAGGTTGAAATCTTTCCCAGAGAAAGGGCTGCATGCTCCAAGTCTAGTATCTCTTTTACTTTCGAATTGCGAATCTCTTGAAAAACTGCCCAATGCTATGGACTCTCTTGTATCTCTCAAGTCATTATTTTTACATAGATGTCCACGGGTTGAATCTTTCCCACCTGGGGGTTTGTCTTCAAGTTTAGTTTTTCTATCAATAGCATCTTGTGAAAAGCTTTGGCCAAGAAAGGATTGGGGGCTGCATAATCTCAAATATCTCAGTAGATTTGAGCTCGAAGGTGGATGCATCGGCATGGAGTCATTTCCAGAGGAGAACTTGCTTCCTTTCAATCTTGATTCTCTGTCTCTAAGTACGCTGAAGCATCTCAAAAAGCTGGACAACAAGGGGTTTCAACACTTGAATTGTCTTCGGTCACTTGAAATCCATTGCTGTGAAATGCTTCAATCCTTGTTTGATGAAGGGTTCCCTTCTTCCCTGGAGCATCTTTGTGTCCAAGAATGTTCCTTGTTGACTCCAAAACTTAAATCCATGAGTGGGGCCGAATTGCACAAGATGGCTCATATCCAACACATCCAAATTGATGGCCAAATACTCTACTGA